The following nucleotide sequence is from Metamycoplasma phocicerebrale.
GCTATTGCTTCTGCTAGAGGTGAAAAACAATTATTTGCTTACAAACCAAATGAAGAAATTATTCTTCCAGAAGAACAAAAGCAAGAATCAACTCCAACTAGAAAATATGTAAGAAAACCTAGAGTTGAAGAATCTGTTGAAAATAAAGAACAAACAGAATAATACATAAATTATAAAAATAAGAGAGGTTATAACAATGTCAGTAGATTTGAAAAAAATTAAAGAATTAAGAGAAAGAACAAATTCTGGTTTCTTAGATGTAAAAAATGCTTTAGAAGCAACTAATAATGATGTTGAAAAAGCAATTGAATGATTACAAGAAAAAGGAATTTTAAAAGCTGCTAAAAAAGCAGGCAGAATTGCTGCAGATGGTATTGTTAAAGCTACTATTCAAGATAATATTGCAGTTATTTTTGAATTAAATTCGGAAACAGATTTTGTAGCAAAAAATGATCTTTTTATTAGCTTAGCAAATAAAATATCAAAAACATTAATTGAAAACGATTTTAATTCAATCGAAGATGTTTTAGCTTTAAAAATTGATGGTATTTCAATCGAAGAACAAACAAATTTCTTAACAGCAAAAATTGGAGAAAAAATTTCTTTAAGAAGAGCTCAAAAATTTATTGCTAAAAATGATGAAGTTGTAGCAGGCTATACTCATGCTAATAATCGTGTTGCTACAATATTAATTGCTAAAGGATCAAATGCTGAAGCACTTAAAAATGTTTCAATGCATGTTGCTGCATTGAACCCATCTTATATAAGTGAAAGCAATTTAAGTGTAGAAGAATTAAAAGAGATTCATGACAAATTAGATGCAAGTCCAGCGCTAAAAAATAAACCAGAAAAAATTCAACAAACAATTAAAGCTGGTTTATTAAAAAAAGAATTCAATGAAAAAGGTATTTTATTATATCAACCATTTGTTATGGAAGATTCTAAAACAGTAGCTCAATATTTAGAAGAATCTAAATTATCATTAATTAATTCAATTAGATATGAAGTTGGCGAAGGAATTGAAAAGAAAAGTGTTGATTTTGCTGCTGAAGTTGCAGAACAAATGAATGCAAAATAATGATTATTTAAAAAAATAGGCGCGGTGCCTATTTTTTAATATTTATCTTTAATTCTTTGATAATTTTTTTGATTTTTAAATAAATAAGACTCAATTATTTCATTTTCTTTTATATTCATTAAAGAACCGAGACCTAAATAAGCCTTAAAAGCTTCAAATACACTTTCTTTATTTTTATTTTCCAATAAATTACAAAATAATTTATAGGTTAATGCTAATTGTAAATTAAAATTATCATACTTAATTTCAGGCTCAATTTCACTAGAAACATTTAAAGGGTAAGCAATACTTGTAATAAAATGAATTCCATCAGCAAATTCTTCTAACATTTTTTGCCGATCAATTTTTTTATCTTTTTTTCAATATTTAAAAGCTTTAACTTCATTAGCAAATTCTCCTAATTCAACTAACAAAGCTATAACTATTTTAATATCAAATAATTCACGTTCTTTTTTATCTATATTATCACTAAAAGCTTTATCTAATCTTTTTTGGGCATCAAAAATTAATTGTAATTTCATAATATTAGAATTATAATACTTAAACCTAAAATATTTAAATATAAAAACCTATTTTAAATAAACAAAGTTTTTTGAAAAATAATTTATAATTTTAGTACTATTTATAATATGCTCCAGTGGCGGAATGGTAGACGCAGTTGACTCAAAATCAACCGGTTAAGAGCTGTGCTGGTTCAAGTCCAGTCTGGAGCACCATATGATTTTTTCACTTTTCAAAGTTCCTTTTTAAAAATAAGGAGCTTTTTTATTTATAATTATGATATATATTTTTAAGGAAAATATAATGGATAACAGAAAAGCAGAATTAAAAAAAATAAAGAAACACGAAATTCATTCTAATTGATACTTGATATTAGCATTATGTGCAATATCAGCAGCTTGAGTATTGATTATATATTTAGTTGCTATTTTTCAAAATATTTATTCATCAGATAGTATTTTTAAAATAACAAATGATTTAGTTGTAAGCATAATATCAGGTCTAATTTCAGGAATAATAGTTATACTATTAGCTTTTATATTTTTAGATTTAATTAAAAGATCTTATATTAAGGATTATTTTACTTATTATTGTTATTTGAATTCTTTAAAAAACAAATCTAAATACACTTTTTTTAAAGATTCTAAAATACCTATGGAGTTTTATAAAAAAGATGCAACTAAATTAACTAAAAGTGCATTTATTTCTTTAGTAGCTAAAATTTTAGATTATAGTTTGAGCTCGCCTCAATATAAAAATTTAGTTAATGAAATAGATACTGATTTTGCTATTCATTCATTTTTAGAACCAAATTATGAAAATCAAAGAAAACATGCAATAATAAGAATTGTAATCTTAGATATTTTGATTCCTCTTGTAATTGATTTAATTTTAATAGGAATAGCAATTGGAATATCTTTTTCTAAAAGTGATAAGGATACTTTATCAGCTATTATAAGAATTATTATTGTATTTATATCTACTATTTTTTCACTAGGCTTGTCAATTACTATATATGAATTTTATATTTTAAATTCAGTTAAAAATTATTCTTCTTTTAATGATTTTTATTTATTGTCTTTTAATAATTTTGAGTTCAAATATTTAAATTCTTCTTTAGTAAAAAGGTAATTTAAAAAGTTTAATATTTTGGTTTAATGCTTATTAATATTATATTAATAAGCTTTTTTATTAATAAAAATTCTAATTTTTTAAAAAAATACAATAAAATTATATTGTGAATTATACAAATCAAAACTCTATTTTCACAACTCCACAGCAACAATTAGTTCGCTAATTGTTGTTGTATTTTTATATTATTTAAATTAATTTTTTAGAAAGGAAAAATATTTATGAAAAAAACAAACAAAATATTATTATCATTAACACCAGCAGCAGCTTTAGTGTTGCCACTAGCAGCTATTTCATGTGGTGGAGGAAGATTTGACCAAAACTATGATGGAAAATTAAAAGTTGCTACTGGATTTTCTGAAAATAATAATCAAGGTATAGCAATGAAAAGTGTTATTGAAGCTTACAATAATTGACTAAAATCAGGAACAGCAGAAGAACAAAAACAACGTAAAGAAGAAGGATATTTACCTACAGAAGTAGAATTCTTACCTAATGGATATAGCACTGGTCCTTTAACAACTCAATTAGCAGCAAAGGAAAAAAATAAATTTTGAAATATTTTTATTAATTATCCTACAGCAGCTTCAATTCTTGCTACTAAAGAAATGAATTTAGCATTTCCAGCAGATGAATATGAACAATTAGGCATTTTTAAGACATTTAAAGATGTAAATGATGGTATTGGTGGAAACACTGAAAAGAAAGAAAAATGGGTTATTCCATTTTCACGTTCTTCAGAAATGTCATCAATTGATATGGTAGTTTTAGGTAAATTACTAAAAGAAATTAAAGCAATAGATGGTGTAAATGTAGATTCAAATTCTGAAAAACTTAAGACTATAAATAAATATATTGCTTTATATGAAAAAGAAAAAAGCGATGATAGTAAATATGTCGATGAAGAATGAGACAAAGCCAAAGTAACAGGAACAGATTTAGATAATGTTAAAAAAGCAATTAAAGAAATGAATATAACATTAAGCGATGACATGTTTTATGAATATGATAATTTGATTAAGTTTTCAATAGCAGCCAAAAGATTATATGCTAAAGATAATGGAAAATATATTTTAGCATTTGACTCTTTACCTTCAGCAATTAATGTTATGAATTATGCTGTAACAAAAGGTAATAAATCAAAACAATATATTAACCCTTCAAAGGAACATTTGAGAACAGGTGGTTTTGATTATGAATCATTTGTTAAAGAAGGTACAGAACAAAATAAATTATTCAAAAATTTACTTAAAAATGTTTTTGAAGATATTAGAACAGGAGCAGTTTGAATTGGCGGAGCCGGTTCATATGGTTCAAATTTATTAACAAGACACAATTTAGCTATTAGTATAGGTTCAACAGCAGGTTTCTATCACACATTTATTAAAAATGATTTAACAATTTACTATATTAATGATGAAAAATTAGAAGTTGAAAGACCAAGTCAATTAAGTAAACAAACTGATAAAAATATAGCATTTAATATAAAATCTGGAAGCTATACAAACAAGATCTTCAAGGCTAAGGTTGAAGAAGGAACCAAGATTGGCAAATATGATAAACAATTCGCTTCAAAAGAAGCTGAAGATAAATTCAATAGTTTATTTAAAGATGGATATGATTTATTAGAAGCTGAATTAAAAGAAAAAGAATCAAAATTAACAAGTAAGGGAAACGAAATTATTTTAAGTCCAGAACAACTTAAAAAAGTATTTAATGTGGGCAACAAGGTTTTTGCTAATAGTTCAACAAATTATGTTTTAATTGAAAAATCTTTAGTACAATCAAAAAAAATAGATTCTAATAAACTTTTAAATAGAGACGAAGCTGATTGAATAAGTGCTCCTTTGAGAAAAACCCATGAAGATAAAAAATCAGTATTTGTACAAGGTCCATCATTAGTATTAATTCATGCTAATGAAAAAGAAGATAAAGCTACTAAATTATTAGTAAAGTGATTATTTAGACATAAACACACAGAATTAGAAATCAAAAATAAAAAATATAATAATTTAAATTCAGTTGATGCCTTTAATCAAGCCGGAAGTTATATTTCACCAACAGATTCATACTTTGATCCTAACAATGCAGAGGTAATAAAAACTTTAACACCAGCAGAACAACTTACATTTAATAATTTTAAATTAGTTGCTGAAAACCCTGGTGAATATCAAGTTGCAGAAGATGTTGCTTCTTCTTTATCTGATAAATTAAGAGATGCAATTAGAATAGGTGGAAGTACAATGACTACTCAAGTAAGTACTAACAAAAACCCTACATTTGAACAATTTTTAGAAGAAATCCAAAAAGCATTCAAGTAAGAATTTTTAAAAAAAATGACAAAAA
It contains:
- the tsf gene encoding translation elongation factor Ts translates to MSVDLKKIKELRERTNSGFLDVKNALEATNNDVEKAIEWLQEKGILKAAKKAGRIAADGIVKATIQDNIAVIFELNSETDFVAKNDLFISLANKISKTLIENDFNSIEDVLALKIDGISIEEQTNFLTAKIGEKISLRRAQKFIAKNDEVVAGYTHANNRVATILIAKGSNAEALKNVSMHVAALNPSYISESNLSVEELKEIHDKLDASPALKNKPEKIQQTIKAGLLKKEFNEKGILLYQPFVMEDSKTVAQYLEESKLSLINSIRYEVGEGIEKKSVDFAAEVAEQMNAK
- a CDS encoding dUTP diphosphatase, translated to MKLQLIFDAQKRLDKAFSDNIDKKERELFDIKIVIALLVELGEFANEVKAFKYWKKDKKIDRQKMLEEFADGIHFITSIAYPLNVSSEIEPEIKYDNFNLQLALTYKLFCNLLENKNKESVFEAFKAYLGLGSLMNIKENEIIESYLFKNQKNYQRIKDKY
- a CDS encoding P68 family surface lipoprotein: MKKTNKILLSLTPAAALVLPLAAISCGGGRFDQNYDGKLKVATGFSENNNQGIAMKSVIEAYNNWLKSGTAEEQKQRKEEGYLPTEVEFLPNGYSTGPLTTQLAAKEKNKFWNIFINYPTAASILATKEMNLAFPADEYEQLGIFKTFKDVNDGIGGNTEKKEKWVIPFSRSSEMSSIDMVVLGKLLKEIKAIDGVNVDSNSEKLKTINKYIALYEKEKSDDSKYVDEEWDKAKVTGTDLDNVKKAIKEMNITLSDDMFYEYDNLIKFSIAAKRLYAKDNGKYILAFDSLPSAINVMNYAVTKGNKSKQYINPSKEHLRTGGFDYESFVKEGTEQNKLFKNLLKNVFEDIRTGAVWIGGAGSYGSNLLTRHNLAISIGSTAGFYHTFIKNDLTIYYINDEKLEVERPSQLSKQTDKNIAFNIKSGSYTNKIFKAKVEEGTKIGKYDKQFASKEAEDKFNSLFKDGYDLLEAELKEKESKLTSKGNEIILSPEQLKKVFNVGNKVFANSSTNYVLIEKSLVQSKKIDSNKLLNRDEADWISAPLRKTHEDKKSVFVQGPSLVLIHANEKEDKATKLLVKWLFRHKHTELEIKNKKYNNLNSVDAFNQAGSYISPTDSYFDPNNAEVIKTLTPAEQLTFNNFKLVAENPGEYQVAEDVASSLSDKLRDAIRIGGSTMTTQVSTNKNPTFEQFLEEIQKAFK